In Streptomyces rapamycinicus NRRL 5491, the genomic stretch TCGCGCGCACCACCCTCCCCGGTGATCCAGCCGACCTCACCGACACCTATGTGCCCAAACTTCAGCTTGGTCAGCGTGCGTTCGAGATCGCGCTCGCTCGCAGCGGTGCCAACACCGCGTGGTTCGAGCGCCACGGTTCCGCCCCGGTCACCGAGATCCCCTCCTCACCCGGCTGGCCCGAGTCCTACCGCCGGATCGTTCAGGCTCGGCTCGATCTCATCGCCGACAACAAGGACATCCGCCTGATCGAGCGGCCCGAGTTCAAGCGCCGCTGGTCCACCAAGCCCTGGAAGGACAGGGAGGCCACCGCCCTGCGGTCCTGGCTGCTGGACGCCATGGAGCGCGAGGAGTTGTGGTTCGAGGAGCGCGATGGGATCGACTCCCCGCGCCCGCTCACGATCTTCCAGCTCGCCGACGCCCTCCGCCACGACAGCGACGTACAGGACGTCGCCGCGCTCTACGCCGACCGTCACCTCGGCAAGCGAGACGTCCCGCTGTCCACCGTCCTGGCCTCCGTCGTCGAGTCCGAGCACGTCCCGTACCTCGCCGCCCTCCGCTACAAGGAGGCCGGCCTGCGCAAGCGCGCCCAGTGGGAGCAGGTCTGGGAGGAGCAGCGCGAGGAGGACAAGGACGGCAAGCGGGGTGACATCAAGGTCCCGCCGAAGTACACGTCCGCCGACTTCGTCAAACACAGCTACTGGTCGAACCGGGGCAAGCTGGACGTCCCCAAGGAGCGGTTCGTCTCCTACCCCGGCGCCTCCCCCGACAACGACCCCTCCCTCCTCATCGGCTGGGCGGGCTGGAACCACCGCCACCAGGCCGAGGCTGTCGTCAACCTCCTCAACGACCGCCTGAACGTCGACGGCTGGCGCAAGGAGGACCCCCGCTTCGTCCCGCTCCTCGCCGGGCTCGCGGAAATCATGCCGTGGGTGAAGCAGTGGTACGACGAGTACGACGACGAGTGGGAGGGCAACCCCGCCGAGGACTTCAACAGCGCCCTCGTCGCCGGCATGTACGGCCGTCAACTCTCCCTGGACGACCTCGCCGCCTGGCGCCCGGAGAAGACGAAGCGGGGCCGGGCGGGCAAGTAGCTCCGGCCGACTCCGTACAGGTCCCCGCCTCTGAGCCGTTGGAGTTCGGCGGTTGTCGGGGGTGGCCCCGGTCGCCTGCCACGAGGGAGCACGGCGACCGGGACCGGGGGGCCGTCCGCCCGGCCCCACGGGGCAGGCACGGGGCGGACGGCCGTCTCAGGTCCGCCTGAAGCGGTGGGCATCGTTCTCGTCGCGGTGGCGGGGGCACTGGCACGGTGGCCACGCCTGCCCCAGCGCGTAAGCGTCGGCGCTGTCCTTGCCGACCAGGACGGCCACCACCGCACGGCGTGCGGTCACGATCCCGTCGCGTGCCATGGTGTAGACGCGCATCGTCATACGGGGCGGTTCGCCTCCGCCCCGCGCCTTGTCGGCGATCACCGGGGCTCCCCCTCGACCGGGGCATAAAGCTGAAGCACGCTGCGCAGACTCCGCTTCACCGCGCCCAAGTGGTAGACCAGCTCTTCCGGCGCGGCGATGGCCAGGTCGAGGGATTCCGCCCCCGCGAGGGTCTGTCCGGCCACGATCACCACGGCCCGCTCAAGGCCGTCGCGGGTGGGCTTTCCGGCCGCGATACATGCCGGGCACAGGCCCGGACGCGGGTCGGCGGGGTGACGGGGCCTGAAGGTGCCGGGGGCGGCGCACAGGGCACAGCCGGGGGCCGGGGCGGGCGCGGCATGGCCGTTGGTCGTCACCGGATCACCACCATGCCGTGTGGGGCACAGAGCAATTCCACCCGGGGGACGCTCTTCGACCGCTGGTGCCGCCGCCGCTCATCGGCCACCACGGAGGGGCGCACCAGCGCGGGCAGTTCGCTGCCCAGCGGCAGGAAGGGAATGGTGTGCAGTTCGCGGGTCGGGGAGTCGTTGTACGGGTGCGGGGGCACCGGTCGGTGGTTGACGGTCGAGGAGTCCACGGCCCCCACCACGGGCCGGGAAGGTCCCGGGTACGGGGTGGGGCAACCTGGGACGGCACGGTGACGGCCGGACGGCCGTAAGGCCAGAACTGCCCTCGCCCATGCGAACAACCACCCGATAGTGTTGCTCATGTTCATCAGCTCCTTTACAGCTGGTGGGCCATGCCCCCGGGCCGCTCGCAGCGCGGTTGCGGGGGTCTTGTCATCCTTGCCGGGATCTTGGGCAGTTGGCCCGCATTGAGTGTTGACTAGAGTTGTTAGTCATCAGGCCCAGTTGGCATGGAGCGGGGCGACGCATGACCGATAGAACGTTCGCTGAAGCGGCAGCGCAAGCACTGCACGAGCGAGGCATAAGTCTGCGCGCGGCTGCCCGTGCGATGAACTATGACCCTGCTTACCTGTCACGAACCCTCACCGGAAAACAGCTGCCGTCGGCGCAACTCGCTAAATCCATCGACAGGTTGGTCGGTGCCGAGGGGAAGCTAGTCGCACTCGCCGCTGCCACCAACGAGGAAAGCGTCGCACGCGTGGCGAGATCCATGAAGAACCCGTCACGCATAGACGCAGGAACGGTTAAGGTATTTACTGATTGCTTGTGGGCCCAAAGGAAATTGGAAGACGTCATCGGACCGCGATCAGTACTTCCCGCAATGCGCGGACAAATTGGCACGATCAGAGAGCTGGCACGAAACGCGAGAGGAAAACACCGCGACGCCTTCCTTGCCACCGCTGCCGAGTGGATGCAATACACAGGATGGCTCCATGCCGCGGTTCGCAGGGATGAGCGCGCGATTGATCTCCTTTCGCGGGCAGAGGAAATTGCCGATGAGGCAGGCGACCCTGTAACTGCCGCTATCGCGGTCAGCTTTAAGGGGTATGTGGCTCGCCAGC encodes the following:
- a CDS encoding helix-turn-helix domain-containing protein, with the protein product MTDRTFAEAAAQALHERGISLRAAARAMNYDPAYLSRTLTGKQLPSAQLAKSIDRLVGAEGKLVALAAATNEESVARVARSMKNPSRIDAGTVKVFTDCLWAQRKLEDVIGPRSVLPAMRGQIGTIRELARNARGKHRDAFLATAAEWMQYTGWLHAAVRRDERAIDLLSRAEEIADEAGDPVTAAIAVSFKGYVARQQGRSRGVVRNAMAALHTPGSHPAQRCFDLLQAAQGHSSMNEKKEALGLLEDATTLIQKEIEPPRSLYWYKPPFFQMNIGMVYWELGENQMAADFLSSGLGDLPEDQQGAEWTHEYREVLSHAERGR